A region of the Oncorhynchus clarkii lewisi isolate Uvic-CL-2024 chromosome 4, UVic_Ocla_1.0, whole genome shotgun sequence genome:
AGATGGAAGACTGGTTTACCCAGCAGAGATCGCCATTGTCCTTTGAAGAAActttctggtcagtgttgtagagCGGATACGTAAAAGTGCCATGTTGTTCTTCAGAGATTCTGTTATTTCCTAGGCCACGTACATTTACAGCTGCAGCTGATAACTCGATgtctaggatgtatcacttctttagtgaataatcgttcaaagttcataccaagttgcaaGCTCGTGCTGTATTGTCTGGTCTTGTTGATATTCACCATTCCAGCCAGGTGATCGTCACCTCCACGTTGAAATTCACCCTTATAAACGTATGGACACCAGACCTCACGTCGTTGGGAACTGAATTTGACTTCCGTCAACGGGTTTTTGTACTGGGGGAGAGAAGGGCGTATTTCATAGTtctcaaccaatgtctgttcacttgggcgtgGCCACTGAGTCGGCCTACGTTTTACTATGAAACAATTATCTTATTTAGGAGGCAAAAATGACAtctaatcttttcacaaatatggcatcttcattaaatagttcatgcaaaacaccagtcttaacgtcaacagtgaaaaggcgactctgccttctaggcagagttgcaaagaaaaagccatatctcagactggccaatagaagaAAAGTTTCAGATGGGaaacagaacacagacactggacagaggaactctgcctagaaggccagcatcccggagtcgcctcttcactgttgacattgagactggtgttttgcgggtactattaaatgaagctgccagttgaggacttgtgaagcgtctgtttctcaaactagacactctaatgtacttgtcctcttgctcagttgtgcaccggggtctcccactctttctattctggttagagccagtttgcattgttctgtgaagggagtagtacacagcattgtacgagatcttcagtttcttggcatttctcagaacaagaattgaCTGACACGTTTCAGAAGAATGTACTTTGTTTCtgcccattttgagcctgtaatcgaacccacaaatgatgaTGCTTCAGATAGtcagctagtctaaagaaggacaaaagggttttccaatgatcaattagccttttaaaacgataaacttggattagctaacacagtgtttcattggaacacaggagggatggttgctgataatgggcctctgtagatattccataaaatatatatagatattccatATAGATATTCAatttccagctataatagtcatttacaatattaaccatgtctacactgtgtttctgaccaatttgatgttatttaatggacaaaaaaattagcttttctttcaaaaacaaggacatttctaagtgaccccaaacttttgaatggtagtgtattcaAACGAATTTATAGATCGTTAAGCATGatggtcaaatgtatttacatccactggtatttccatcaattaGCATTATTTTGCAATGGGATGTTTTTTCTCCCGTTCATTTTGGCGTCAACAGTTTTATTTATAATCTTTTCAAACGGCAACTGccggctaacggaaaccctggtgtgcatgtgtgtgtgtgcctgcctgacTTCCTTCCTGCATGTGTGTCACCTATCCCACTGCTCTGAGTCCAGTTCGTTGCCAGTCTCTCCCCCCGTGGTATACTCTGTCTCGTACTGTGACTTGTCCAGCTCAACTGTGACTTGTCCAGCTTGTCCGGCGCCTCTTCCCACTGTTGGCTGAGGGcttatcccccccccctcccctgccTCCTCAGAGGGGCTGAAACTGTCCCCCTGGGAGGGCTGGTGTGAGGGAAGGCTAATCAGATGATCCAAATACCTGAAGCACAACAATAAGATTCAATATAAACTCAACTCGTAATATATAGACTCTGAATACTGTATTTCTTGAACATGTTAATAGGTCTAGACaatagagacccatccacttagctagatgtggctggggggtgtTTATAGCCTCTCTTTCACTACACCCATCAATTTAGAGAAGTGTGTCTGAGTAAGCCTCAACTACGAATGCTAAAATATGTGcatctggaatttgtctttcagcatcagtagaacatgcctgactctcctccaccagtcaaaCAAGGAAAATGGTCTAATGCAGTGGTCAGCAACCCATTGATCGCGATTGACTTGTCGATCTCCAAGGGACCTTCTCTGGTTCatactccagtccagttggtggctgtaaggcaccttaaagttggttgccagacgccatataaaatccacagaagaagaaggtTACCAAAGATGTTTATATATCTAatccaagatagaccacagcctcatagtgggcagaacataCAAGGGgttgggcagagccaagcacgagctagcgaaaTCCTATTGGCACGTTGTAGAATGTATTTGCATAACTACTTTCGCCCCTTCCACTCCTAAACAACGCATTTTTtttactttggcaaagggtaaagtctacaaaacagTCCACTCTGTTCTTAACATATTCTAGAAATGGGAACAGAAAACATGATTGAGATAAATGTTTCATCGAATCGAAAATtagcagaatgtcggccaaaatccgtCTTCCTCTGTCTTCTCCCACTGCCTTGCCACTGATCTTCCTTTCATAaccatatttggtggtgagtGGAATTGCCTACCGGATGCTTCAGATTTATACGTACGGTGAAagatctgtctcattgttctatctgtgaggTTACTGGTGGAGGAGATTTGAGGCGTGTCCCCTCAGCCAACTCCCTCCCTAGAAGCCTCATTTAATTTGTTGTTTTGTGTGGTGCTCTGCTACCGCGTAAAGTGTTCGGACGAATTTGCTGTCAATCTCCGACCAAACTCCACGTATGGTAGGTTGATTAAGGGATCAGTAGGGGTTACCAGTGAGATTAAACTGGGATCTACGGCAAATTAATGCGATATCGCCAGAGTCCTCGGACTTCATGCCATTTTTATGTGCATTTACGTTagtttggtagctagctagccagcctatCAGTTAACGCTAACAAGCCActcaagaaactgaagatgtcCGACTCCGACATAATGTCTTCAACTGAAGACAGAGCCAAGGAGATTTTGAAGGGTTTTAAACTGTATCCTTTTCAATTAATGGTTTGCCTGGTTGCTCACCTATCTAAGTTAGCTgccgtagctagctagccaggtgGTGTTGCTTGCTGGCTCTTGCTGCTTGTCACACGTTAAACTAGTTAGTGAACCTAGCTAACTAATATTGTCAGTCTGACAGTTTGACGTTAGCGGGGTTGCTAGTGTCTTTCTGGGCCATCCTGCTTCTAACGTTAGCTGGTTTGCTGGCAAGTTACCTAGCTAGATAACCGGCCTAGCTAGCTAGACACTGCAGTTGTAACGTTATGTGGTACATAACTTTGGATAAATTGACTAACTTCGCTAGTTAGTCAAATTGGACAAGGAGGTAGTGGAACATGCACACAGGTTAGGTGTTAGCTAAATGGGTGccttagctagttagctggctggtTCTGACTTGAATTTAACTTGGGTAGCCGTTTGCTGATGCTCCCTGTATCTGTCCATGCATACAGAACAATATTGCTAATTGTCTTACTTTGCCTATTACTTGTACAGGAGAATGCTTTAATATATTTAAACAGCCTGTACAGTGGCTAAAATCAAAAAAATATTATTGAAAATATGTGTCTGACTGGAAGGGTGATCTATACTGAACTTGTTGGACATACCTGGAGCTGTTGGCAGGGCAGAGTGGGAAATCTGACAGTTTACCTCCTGCAATCACCATCTTAGCTCAACAAGCATTTTTAATCATACCATATAGTTAAACCATAGTGGAGCTTGTTTGAAGTACCTTCTGTGGGTAATTTATTTTCATCTCCTAGCTTGGGTGGGAGCCCTCTGGTTTACATAACACAAGCCACTGGTCCCAAAATAGACACAGTAATGCGGACTAGAATAATCACACCTGCGTTGCTTCCACCGGCTTAACATGGACTGAAGGCCCATTATTTAATTCTGCTCTGTACTTTACAAATTTTTTGGTAGTACTAAGGGTATATTCAGTTGAATAGGTAAGAATCCTGACTGTTGTGACAGGCTGTGGATCTGTGTGACCTTCCTTGGGCAGGCTTCATTTTCTAGGCTGGTAATTCTTAAATCCTTGATTTGCAAGGATGGGGATTTGCTGCCTTTATAGTCCTCCTCCTAACAGGTCTGGTGACTGAGTTTAGCGTGTTACCTCTGCTTGGAGCCCTGGCTGCATACACATACTCATTTCAGGACCTTTGTGAAGAAGTTAGGCCTATGCAGTTAAGggtggcgggtagcctagtggttagatcgttgggccagtaactaaaaATATGTTCTGCCCCtgtacaaggcagttaacccactgttcctaggccatcattgtaaataagaatttgttcttaactgacttgcctggttaaataaataaaaacacatgtGGGTTGTAGGTCAAGCTGTTTTGTTTAAGTTGATCCTCCTGAGACCAAGCAATCAATTGTATTCTGAGGAATTGTCAGTCTTTGAACTAAAAACAAAAACTATAGTTGGGTAACCAGCATCGGGTTAATTGTGACTATAACGTCACGAAGGAAATCTGTGGATGCTGCAATTTCTAAGGTTTTTCAGCAAATTAATCTAGAAGTTGTGTATTTATTTGAACTGTGTTGATCAGTGGTGGGCTGATCAAAGTTGTCAATCACTGTGTGCCATATAGTGACTATTTGGTTGAGGTTACAGGAACTCTTGCAATAATGCAATATGCAATAAAGATCATTATAGAAAGTTCAAGAAGTTGCTTCACAGCGGGGAGTATTCAAAGAAAGCACAGGTCCTGCTCCAACTCAGCTTCAGCACCAATTTGCTTGTTTGGATACTGATAAGGGTATCATAGTTGCTTTCAGTTACTACAGGTTCTAAGGCTAGCATAATAGTCACGTTCTTTATAAGTATAACCTGAAAGTGTGCTTAATCAGATTCAAAACTTTGATTCCTGGGAACCGCCTTGCTTCCATAGTACACATGTATTTTATAGGATAACATCAGTAGTCCCTTCATTGCCCTACAGTAGGTCAttgtatggagaaaaaaaaactgcACATGAACACAAGTAGCTAGGTTAATTAGACATGCATCTGACAAAGTCCATACATGACTCCGTTGCGTTCCGTTTCTTGGTATGATGCTACATCGGGCTTCCAGGCCTGTACAGGAACACGGCGCTTCAACATGGCCTCTGTTATATACCTAAGACAGGCAGAGGCTGGCCTCTGAGGAGAATGCAGTGTGTGATGCAGCCACCTTCTGCTTCCCCTGAGTGGACATGACTTGCATGTAATCTGTCCCTGGAACAAACTGATCCACAGAACTATGAACACAAGGACTAGCTAACCAAACAGTGGTAGTCTGAGTTGACGCTGGGCTCTGCTATTTGCTACTTTAGAAGTTTTTCACTGAGTTGAATAAACCATGTTAAACCATTTTAGCTACACTGCTTACTTGGTGAGATCTAGCCTATTCATTTTCATTTCTTATGTCTATTGCATGTGTATTGGTCATGCATTCACGTGTGTTTTTCATCAAGGAGCTACTCTTTAAAAATGGATGGGGCTTTATGGAGGCTAGCATGCCCATAAGGGCTAATTAAGAAGCCTGTGAGTGTtgtgggacccccccccccctcccctgcaGGTCTCCCCTGCTTAGCACCAGGGATGTCTGTATGTGTGATCCAGGAGACATGTCACCTTGTCTGCCACCGGGGCCTAATTGTAGTTGGCTGCAGAATACATTTAAACTTGACTACCCTATCCAGGCCTATTATGAGTTGTCTAGGCCCTAGTCTGACCTTGGAATGTACTGGAAACATTTGGCTTCATAGTTTTTTTGCAGCCAGTTAATGCGCTTAACACGGAGGCCACTTTTACAATTCACATTGAAAAAGTAGCAGCAGCAGCTTGTATTACAGTTAATTCATAAACGGTAAGCTGGGTAGACACTGCTTTGTCCCCCAGACAGTCATTGTCCAGCAGGGCTGACAACTGTTCAATTAATTTGTCTAGGTAACGGCCAACAGCCACTTCACACAAAGCAGCCTCGTCATTTAGTTTGAAAGAGGGTGCCTTTCCAGGCCTATGTTTTCTAAGGAAGTTTCTATTAAGATGAGAAAGCTGCATACTGTGGACTCTGATGATCATTCTAGAAGGATGTGGAAGCTGCTTGGAGGGAGGCAACTGAGCTGTTGGTGGGCCCACTGGGCTGCAGTCAGATTTGAAAGGCTTAAGTGGTTCAAAGCGCCACAAATTTCATCTCACTAAGACGGCCCTACTCTACAGTAGCTTGCTAGCCAAGCTGAGTGCTGAGGTTGCTTGCTTCATGTTTGCGTGTCAACTCCCCCCCCCACCTGCTGTTTTAACATTTGACCATCATTCAGTCAAGGCCCCTATTCCTTTGAAAGAATTTATCCCATGTGGGGAATGACTTGACTGACACTTGTGCTTGACAACCTTTTGTGCCGTGTGTGTTGGGCGGGAGGATGAAGAGCAGCACATATGGTTTTGAGACGGGGGGGGGTTCAGGTGCTTCTGACATAGTACCCTCTAGTTGACACACAACAGCTATGTCTTCCAGTTGGCTTTCTATTCCCAGAGCTGAGTTAGAAATTCTTTGTTCTGTCTGTTAGCACTTGCACCAGCTGGAGTACTGTTACCCACTTGCTTTGGCTTGTACCACATGACCTATTAGAATAGGTTATCTAGTAGTAGCTAAATAATGGGTGGCTTTAAGCCACTAAAATAGGCCACTCCAATAAAAGAACATGGCGtgagagctggtgtaaatgactAGGGCCACACATGGCGGCGGCGCTTGAAGATTTTTGGAAGAATGCAAATGGGTATACCTGGCTTCCAATTTTGGCTTTAACACATGCCAGTTTCCCTGTACCCCAAAAAATACTCAGtaacttaaatgactaaaaccagtatgtagaaaatataatctttgagaactaaaAATCACCCTATTGTTTTTCAGTTGGCTGCCACTATCATAGCTTGATGGGTCAGGGTTTCCTGTTACCTTGTGTGCCACCTTGAGAAATACTGCCGTTACTTCATTGATGCACTGAGGGAAATTTGACACTTGCTAAAGACAAAGACAACATATATAGAAGTAACTTGGACAAGGTTACTGCTGTCAAACCTATGACTGTGTAGTATTCCTTGACTCCTGGTCTCCCAGAAACTGGATGAACCTGCGTGATGCTGAGACTGGGAAGGTGCTGTGGCAGGGAACAGAGGACCTGTCGCTTCCTGGGGTTGAACATGAAGGTACTGGATCCTCCAGAGATTACTGTCAGCTTTCCTCCTGGTGtagaaaatgtattattattattattaggccaTAAGATGACCTCTGTATTTGTAGACAAAGTTTGTAGACAAAATAAATCTTAATTTTAAAGAAGCAAGGCATTTGCAGCAACTGACCACTTCATTAATGACTGTCCATGGTGTCAGTCCTGCTTTGTTGACCACGCCATTCTAACCATCTCAGCAGTCTGCCAGTTTGTCCTCAAGAACTTCAACCCTAACCAATGTCAAAATTAGGCTTGTGTGATACCCCGGTATACGGTATATTTTGAAATACCAACAgaatgatttttcaataccgtaGGGGGGAAAAAGCAGTTTGTGCTACTCCGCTTATAACTAACTATAAGTTGAATATAACATAAGATGTCAAATGTGTTATATCCAGCTCAGGGTTCCAGCTATGCATTTTGTTTGCTGAGTTGCTTGATGTCAAGATCAAGCGTCTTAGTTACAGAATAcattcaatccccccccccccgatcctgatccctgttgcctaaattgttttgtgcatattgtttttaaaATAGAAATTGTACCCCTTGTTTGCACATTTGGTAGTACAATTTCTGTACTCTCCGTATGACTGTAtgaatctggataccgcccaaccctagtCAAAATTATTATTAATTTACCTTTCCATATAGTTATCAATGTTGTGTATATAAGAGTCTATAGAAAATTCCAGTAGTGAGAAAGTATATTAGAATCTCTTATGTGAGAAAGTACCCTAGGTCTTGGTAAACATCAGGCTGTTGTGTTGAGTGCATCTATTCTCTCCTAATTAGTAGTTTGACTGTCCCATTCATTTCCTTGCAGCTCGAGTCCCCAAGAAAATACTCAAGTGCAAAGCTGTGTCCAGAGAGCTAAATTTCTCTTCATCAGAAAAACTGGAAAAGTTCCATCTTGAACAGAAGGTTTTCTTCAAAGGCCAATGCTTAGAAGGTACTACTCTATTTGATCAGTTTCAATCTTGTTATTATAAATATACTCAATAAGAATGCAATGTCTGTGCATAGTGAATGCACTCATTACATGTAttttgtgtgtctctcctctacctgcAGAATGGTTCTTTGAGTTTGGCTTTGTGATTCCCAACTCCACAAACACATGGCAGTCTTTGATAGAGGCAGCGCCAGAGTCTCAGATGATGCCCGCAAATGTTTTAACGTAAGGATAAGCAACAAATAATAAATGTTGGGCTTTTTGGTCATTCTCCTACAGTTGGGTTGGGCAATTGTTTGTCAGTAGTATACAATATGCACACACTAGGCAACAGCTTGAGTAAGTAATTAGGCTACGCTGAAATATTCCTTAACCTCACTTTTGTATGCTAAACTTGCAGGAAACTGTCATTTCCTTTATGGGACTGCTTTGCCTTATACTTTGCAGCTCATGGTCAGTGTTTGCTGATTTGTAACATTTATTTTTCTCTCCCTTGCAGTGGGAATGTTGTTATAGAGACCAAGTTCTTTGATGACGACCTTCACGTCAGCACCTCCCGGGTACGACTTTTCTACGTCTGAAGAGGAACACTATTTATTTTTTCAACCCTTGGAAGTGGGGAGGACCAGGCATACACTGCTGATTGTTGTTTTTCAGTGGTCACAGGAGGCCATGTTTGAAGGAGTGTATTTGCAATCTACAGTGACAGCAGCACAAAGAAACCAAAATCCAACCAAGGTCACACTGGCTTCTTGTCAGACAAGACTTTTTGTAtgtaaatatctatatatatatatgggcaaTGACAATGCTCATGACAGACAACcatgtaaattattttatttgtaatttttttttcccCTTGTCATTCCAGAAATGTAACCCTAAGATGTACACTGCTCATCACCTTGCATTTGTAATTTTTGCTCTGTTGATGTGGTTGCTGATGTTCTCATtgttttcgattttttttttattttttagatgtAACTATGTAATATAGACTGTTTACTACATGAATTATGGATTAAAATATGTCAGAAAGACAAAGCCATAGCTTTTTATTTGTAGTTGACTTAACTATCACCGAATGCATGAACTTCGTCATAAGATATTTTGTCTCCTGGGAGTACATACTTGCCAAGTGAGGCACAAGGTACCTGTGTGAAAGCAGAATTAATCTGTTCATATTTTAACTACAGCCACTCAACACTGATAAACCTGTGGGCTGTTGAAGGTAGTCTCAGCAACACTGCAGATCAATATCTGTAAGAGGACATGGGCCTAACCACAAAGCATTTTTTCCCCTTCCCCACAAGGGCTTAATTGCAGACCAATACTGCCcatgtggctggtctcagacaatcctgcaggtggaggtcctgggctggcgtggttacatgtggtctgcagttgtgaagcCAGTTGgctgtactgccaaattctctaaaatgactggTTTAGGATAGAGagattaacattcaattctctggtggccattcctg
Encoded here:
- the LOC139407704 gene encoding retinal rod rhodopsin-sensitive cGMP 3',5'-cyclic phosphodiesterase subunit delta-like, producing the protein MSDSDIMSSTEDRAKEILKGFKLNWMNLRDAETGKVLWQGTEDLSLPGVEHEARVPKKILKCKAVSRELNFSSSEKLEKFHLEQKVFFKGQCLEEWFFEFGFVIPNSTNTWQSLIEAAPESQMMPANVLTGNVVIETKFFDDDLHVSTSRVRLFYV